A part of Gambusia affinis linkage group LG19, SWU_Gaff_1.0, whole genome shotgun sequence genomic DNA contains:
- the LOC122822291 gene encoding deleted in malignant brain tumors 1 protein-like: MVNNLLLLVSCFLSSYSASDNLIRLSGSNEPCSGRVEIYYNGVWGTVCDDLWDLNDAAVACRQLGCGPALYALQTAQFGQGTGPIWLDDLVCSGSETSLAVCGHRGFGIHNCGHVEDAGVICSNPSIRLSGSNEPCSGRVEIYYSGVWGTVCDDLWDLNDAAVACRQLGCGPALGAPYSAQFGQGTGEIWLDDLVCSGNETSLALCGHNGFGTHNCGHGEDAGVICSNHSIRLSGSNESCSGRVEIYYNGVWGTVCDDLWDLNDAAVACRQLGCGPALSAPISAQFGQGTGPIWLDDLVCSGSETSLAVCGHSGFGTHNCGHYKDAGVICSQIPPKPSITMDPAGIVTFGDLIAITCSVSTQYLGGSFTLQKTTGSFTKTQQSSTNSSTFRFLEANNNHEGNYYCYHQKTVDHQTLTSPNSDSVTVSVSDN, encoded by the exons ATGGTGAACAATCTGCTGCTTTTAG TCTCTTGTTTCCTGTCTTCATATTCTGCATCAG ATAATCTGATCAGATTATCTGGATCAAACGAGCCATGTTCTGGACGAGTTGAAATCTACTACAATGGTGTCTGGGGAACAGTCTGTGATGATCTTTGGGACCTAAATGATGCTGCGGTGGCCTGCAGACAGCTAGGCTGTGGTCCTGCTCTGTATGCTCTACAAACAGCCCAGTTTGGGCAAGGAACTGGACCAATCTGGCTTGATGATCTGGTCTGCTCTGGAAGTGAAACTTCTCTAGCCGTGTGTGGGCACAGAGGATTTGGGATTCACAATTGTGGACACGTAGAAGATGCTGGTGTCATCTGTTCAA ATCCTTCAATCAGATTATCTGGATCAAACGAGCCATGTTCTGGACGAGTTGAAATCTACTACAGTGGTGTCTGGGGAACAGTCTGTGATGATCTTTGGGACCTAAATGATGCTGCGGTGGCCTGCAGACAGCTAGGCTGTGGTCCTGCTCTGGGTGCTCCATATTCAGCCCAGTTTGGGCAAGGAACTGGAGAAATCTGGCTTGATGATCTGGTCTGCTCTGGAAATGAAACTTCTCTTGCCTTGTGTGGGCACAATGGATTTGGGACCCACAATTGTGGACACGGAGAAGATGCTGGTGTCATCTGTTCAA ATCATTCAATCAGATTATCTGGATCAAACGAATCATGTTCTGGACGAGTTGAAATCTACTACAATGGTGTCTGGGGAACAGTCTGTGATGATCTTTGGGACCTAAATGATGCTGCGGTGGCCTGCAGACAGCTAGGCTGTGGTCCTGCTCTGAGCGCTCCAATATCAGCCCAGTTTGGGCAAGGAACTGGACCAATCTGGCTTGATGATCTGGTCTGCTCTGGAAGTGAAACTTCTCTTGCTGTGTGTGGGCACAGTGGATTTGGGACTCACAATTGTGGACACTACAAAGATGCTGGTGTCATCTGTTCAC AGATTCCTCCTAAACCAAGCATCACCATGGACCCTGCAGGCATCGTTACCTTTGGTGACCTCATTGCCATCACTTGTTCTGTCTCGACTCAATATCTAGGCGGATCATTCACCCTGCAGAAGACAACTGGATCATTCACTAAGACCCAACAATCAAGTACCAACTCCTCCACTTTCAGATTTCTTGAAGCCAATAATAATCATGAGGGAAATTACTATTGTTATCATCAGAAAACTGTGGACCATCAAACTTTGACCTCGCCTAATAGTGACAGTgtcacagtttctgtttctgacaaCTAA
- the LOC122822292 gene encoding immunoglobulin superfamily member 1-like isoform X1: MLSQQDGEQSAAFSLLFPVFIFCIRLVHLSQIVQFLWWFTLNQALSSFFLDNLIRLSGSNEPCSGRVEIYYSGVWGTVCDDLWDLNDAAVACRQLGCGPALYALPLAQFGQGTGPIWLDNLGCSGSETSLAVCGHNGFGIHDCGHHEDAGVICSMSLPKPNITIQPIGVVMWGQDVQITCSISGGEVEGSSIFTKTPGPFTQTVNSSSNSATLYIPKVTFTDEGDYQCQFKVRISSIDFSTNFSSDVPLYIKGEIANLREEGLYKCQFQRRVSDKYFNTSFSDSVQLTVIFPKPSITIEPTGVVTSGQVLQIYCLITGGEGGESMIFTKTSGPHNGFVTSGSNQAVLHIHNINLADERSYHCQVQRGASSSVFSDFVHLNLTVSLPKPSITMDPAGIVTFGDLIAITCSVLTQYLGGSFTLQKTTGSFTKTQQSSTNSSTFRFLEANNNHEGNYYCYYQKDLYHQTLTSPNSDSVTVSVSDN, encoded by the exons ATGCTCAGTCAACAGGATGGTGAACAATCTGCTGCTTTTAG TCTCTTGTTTCCTGTCTTCATATTCTGCATCAGGTTGGTTCACTTGTCACAAATTGTACAATTTCTGTGGTGGTTCACATTAAATCAAGCTTTGAGTTCTTTCTTTTTAGATAATCTGATCAGATTATCTGGATCAAACGAGCCATGTTCTGGACGAGTTGAAATCTACTACAGTGGTGTCTGGGGAACAGTCTGTGATGATCTTTGGGACCTAAATGATGCTGCGGTGGCCTGCAGACAGCTAGGCTGTGGTCCTGCTCTGTATGCTCTACCGTTAGCCCAGTTTGGGCAAGGAACTGGACCAATCTGGCTTGATAATCTGGGCTGCTCTGGAAGTGAAACTTCTCTTGCCGTGTGTGGGCACAATGGATTTGGGATTCACGATTGTGGACACCATGAAGATGCTGGTGTCATCTGTTCAA TGAGTTTACCAAAGCCCAACATCACCATCCAGCCCATTGGTGTGGTTATGTGGGGCCAGGATGTCCAGATTACTTGTTCAATATCTGGAGGGGAAGTAGAAGGATCATCCATCTTCACAAAGACCCCAGGTCCTTTTACCCAGACTGTGAACTCAAGCAGCAACTCGGCTACTCTGTATATTCCTAAAGTTACCTTTACAGATGAGGGAGACTACCAGTGTCAGTTTAAAGTGAGGATTTCTAGCATAGACTTCAGCACCAACTTCAGCAGCGATGTCCCACTCTATATAAAAG GTGAAATTGCAAACTTGAGAGAGGAAGGGTTATACAAGTGTCAGTTTCAAAGGAGAGTTTCTGATAAATACTTCAACACCAGCTTCAGTGATTCTGTCCAACTAACTG TAATATTTCCAAAGCCCAGCATCACCATTGAGCCCACTGGTGTGGTTACAAGTGGTCAGGTTCTCCAAATTTATTGTTTGATCActggaggagagggaggagagtCAATGATCTTCACAAAGACTTCCGGTCCTCATAATGGGTTTGTGACCTCAGGCAGTAACCAGGCTGTTTTACATATTCATAACATTAACTTGGCAGATGAGAGATCATATCATTGTCAAGTTCAAAGAGGAGCTTCTAGCTCCGTCTTTAGTGATTTTGTCCATCTGAATCTGACTG TGAGTCTTCCAAAACCAAGCATCACCATGGACCCTGCAGGCATCGTTACCTTTGGTGACCTCATTGCCATCACTTGTTCTGTCTTGACTCAATATCTAGGCGGATCATTCACCCTGCAGAAGACAACTGGATCATTCACTAAGACCCAACAATCAAGTACCAACTCCTCCACTTTCAGATTTCTTGAAGCCAATAATAATCATGAGggaaattattattgttattatcagAAAGATTTGTACCATCAAACTTTGACCTCGCCTAATAGTGACAGTgtcacagtttctgtttctgacaaCTAA
- the LOC122822292 gene encoding CD276 antigen-like isoform X2 → MVNNLLLLVSCFLSSYSASDNLIRLSGSNEPCSGRVEIYYSGVWGTVCDDLWDLNDAAVACRQLGCGPALYALPLAQFGQGTGPIWLDNLGCSGSETSLAVCGHNGFGIHDCGHHEDAGVICSMSLPKPNITIQPIGVVMWGQDVQITCSISGGEVEGSSIFTKTPGPFTQTVNSSSNSATLYIPKVTFTDEGDYQCQFKVRISSIDFSTNFSSDVPLYIKGEIANLREEGLYKCQFQRRVSDKYFNTSFSDSVQLTVFLQKPNITLDPAGLVSIGQTVNITCSVSEGQEGGSFIFKKTSGQIIHVVNSSSSSASFQINQVSLVDHGSYQCQFQRKSFNQDLSTNLSDSIQLNVSLPKPSITMDPAGIVTFGDLIAITCSVLTQYLGGSFTLQKTTGSFTKTQQSSTNSSTFRFLEANNNHEGNYYCYYQKDLYHQTLTSPNSDSVTVSVSDN, encoded by the exons ATGGTGAACAATCTGCTGCTTTTAG TCTCTTGTTTCCTGTCTTCATATTCTGCATCAG ATAATCTGATCAGATTATCTGGATCAAACGAGCCATGTTCTGGACGAGTTGAAATCTACTACAGTGGTGTCTGGGGAACAGTCTGTGATGATCTTTGGGACCTAAATGATGCTGCGGTGGCCTGCAGACAGCTAGGCTGTGGTCCTGCTCTGTATGCTCTACCGTTAGCCCAGTTTGGGCAAGGAACTGGACCAATCTGGCTTGATAATCTGGGCTGCTCTGGAAGTGAAACTTCTCTTGCCGTGTGTGGGCACAATGGATTTGGGATTCACGATTGTGGACACCATGAAGATGCTGGTGTCATCTGTTCAA TGAGTTTACCAAAGCCCAACATCACCATCCAGCCCATTGGTGTGGTTATGTGGGGCCAGGATGTCCAGATTACTTGTTCAATATCTGGAGGGGAAGTAGAAGGATCATCCATCTTCACAAAGACCCCAGGTCCTTTTACCCAGACTGTGAACTCAAGCAGCAACTCGGCTACTCTGTATATTCCTAAAGTTACCTTTACAGATGAGGGAGACTACCAGTGTCAGTTTAAAGTGAGGATTTCTAGCATAGACTTCAGCACCAACTTCAGCAGCGATGTCCCACTCTATATAAAAG GTGAAATTGCAAACTTGAGAGAGGAAGGGTTATACAAGTGTCAGTTTCAAAGGAGAGTTTCTGATAAATACTTCAACACCAGCTTCAGTGATTCTGTCCAACTAACTG tatttcttcAAAAGCCCAACATCACTTTGGATCCTGCTGGTCTGGTTTCTATTGGTCAGACTGTCAACATCACTTGCTCTGTCTCTGAGGGCCAAGAAGGAGgatcatttattttcaagaagACATCAGGACAAATCATTCATGTTGTAAATTCAAGCAGCAGCTCGGCTTCATTTCAAATCAATCAAGTCAGCTTGGTGGATCATGGATCGTACCAGTGCCAGTTTCAAAGAAAGTCTTTTAATCAAGACTTGAGCACCAACTTGAGTGATTCCATACAGCTAAAtg TGAGTCTTCCAAAACCAAGCATCACCATGGACCCTGCAGGCATCGTTACCTTTGGTGACCTCATTGCCATCACTTGTTCTGTCTTGACTCAATATCTAGGCGGATCATTCACCCTGCAGAAGACAACTGGATCATTCACTAAGACCCAACAATCAAGTACCAACTCCTCCACTTTCAGATTTCTTGAAGCCAATAATAATCATGAGggaaattattattgttattatcagAAAGATTTGTACCATCAAACTTTGACCTCGCCTAATAGTGACAGTgtcacagtttctgtttctgacaaCTAA
- the LOC122822290 gene encoding protein NLRC3-like isoform X2 yields MGNQCCATRRDKEMRKGIRKTDKRNDDSDKEKSGDTHSAAQPSHLEDVKDETQTSMGETSCSQAGQMSIETRDSTEKVISEANDTSYKVHNPSSSRLVSDVEKATWVDSNMPELIQSVVRVMAIADKILKLKIIHQETFDQIEACPVNQDRMRKLFRALNSTKAKAAFYDILGEIQPETCETADINDVINNNKEYLRKKCKWELEGIEKNNNKTKSLYQIYTELHIVQGENEHVNKQHEIWEIEDKFRTQATEGIKINCNNIFQSAPEMRAIRTVMTKGIAGIGKTVSVKKFILDWADGKANPDLDFIFMIPFRELNLVKDEFSLETLVKEFHPILKNIAVNSIFTNYKVLFIFDGLDESQLTLDFKETKRLTDPTKESSVDILVTNLIREHLLPSALVWITSRPGAVLRIPKEHVYQWTEVKGFNDPQKILYFRNRVQNKMVAEKIIDHIKTSRSLFIMCHIPIFCWIASEVLEFLLLKTDNSREKTTKIPTTLIEMYTHFFCIQIRIAVEKYDKKIESDISEIFRLNEDFIFKLGRMAFEKLNKGEIIFSSDDLKSYGIDIEKAGVNCGLCTTIFKEESIFHSKELYCFVHLTIQEYFAALFVYRSFASKTIDSQSLKDFLLIGSEEELKTILDVHPVDLPLDELMEIAIANSTLRKTGELDMFLRFLIGMSLESIQKQLPGLIQQTEKHSETVEKIMTSITAIDLMDCSPDRCLNLVHCLSELKDDSLYDSVRQFLNPNQYPETQLTPVQCSALADLMLMSATPIEEFDLTKYTTKEKGIFRIVPAVRNCRKVRISGANLNLWICETISSALWSPRSPLTELHLVHISFYDKCANVLIDGLKNSPCKLEALSLSGNGPSISKAEELASAVTSVISNIRELELSENILEQSLLPVISEALQCQKLEKLRLNRNGQIKKICNEIGKAFTTNSTNLRELELNCVNFADSELEIISSSLMSTSCGLETLRLSHNKLTARGCETLALALSSRPTPLRELDLSYNDLQDSGVEKLCSALTSSHCGLEILRLSFCKVTEDGCSSMAKALMSDYCNLRELDLSFNHLTNQGIKTLTEKQRNSDCRLENLNVEHNEECWVNHKLLRRYACDLTLDENTAGRKISLTQDKKQAHFGDDEQHYPDHPDRFDSPQVLCKEGLTKRHYWEVEFDPLADGEVGVAYKSIARSGDDGSESSLGRNEKSWCWTTDGTFLHNGSTEWFLIEFKTRNLGVYLDWPAGILSFFEVSPDKLTHLHTVRTTFAEPLCPGFGLTYGLMYIKEIEME; encoded by the exons ATGGGGAACCAATGCTGTGCCACCAGGAGGGATAAGGAAATGAGAAAAGGAATCCGTAAAACTGATAAAAGGAATGACGACTCTGACAAAGAGAAAAGTGGAGACACTCACTCAGCTGCACAGCCATCGCATTTAGAGGATGTGAAAGATGAAACGCAAACATCGATGGGAGAGACTTCATGTAGTCAAGCAGGACAGATGTCTATTGAGACAAGGGACTCTACTGAGAAAGTTATCAGTGAGGCAAATGATACATCTTATAAAGTTCACAATCCAAG CTCATCCAGACTTGTATCAGATGTGGAGAAAG caaCTTGGGTGGACAGTAACATGCCAGAGCTTATTCAGAGTGTAGTTCGAGTGATGGCCATAGCTGACAAGATTCTCAAGTTGAAGATAATCCACCAGGAGACGTTTGACCAAATCGAAGCCTGTCCTGTGAACCAGGATCGAATGAGAAAACTCTTTAGAGCACTTAATTCTACGAAGGCAAAAGCAGCTTTCTACGACATCCTTGGAGAAATTCAACCTGAGACTTGTGAAA CTGCAGATATCAACGATGTCATCAACAATAACAAAGAATACTTGAGGAAAAAGTGCAAATGGGAGTTGGAAggcattgaaaaaaataacaataaaactaagtcattgtaCCAAATCTATACGGAGCTTCACATTGTTCAAGGAGAAAATGAACATGTCAATAAGCAACATGAGATTTGGGAGATTGAAGACAAGTTTAGAACTCAAGCAACAGAAGGAATTAAGATAAACTGCAACAATATCTTTCAAAGCGCACCAGAAATGAGAGCTATTAGAACAGTGATGACCAAGGGAATTGCTGGAATCGGTAAAACTGTGTCTGTAAAAAAATTCATTCTTGACTGGGCAGACGGAAAAGCAAATCCAGACCTGGACTTCATCTTCATGATTCCATTCAGGGAGCTCAATTTGGTCAAAGACGAGTTCAGCCTTGAGACTCTTGTTAAAGAATTCCATCCTATACTCAAGAACATAGCAGTCAATTCAATATTTACTAATTAcaaagttttgttcatttttgatgGCCTTGATGAAAGTCAACTTACACTGGActttaaagaaactaaaagatTGACAGACCCAACAAAGGAATCATCTGTAGACATCCTGGTGACTAATCTGATTAGGGAACATCTTCTGCCCTCTGCGCTTGTCTGGATAACTTCAAGACCAGGAGCTGTTCTGCGCATCCCCAAAGAACATGTCTATCAATGGACAGAAGTCAAAGGTTTTAATGATCCACAGAAAATACTGTACTTCAGGAATAGAGTTCAGAACAAAATGGTCGCTGAAAAGATAATTGATCATATTAAGACGTCACGGAGCTTATTTATCATGTGCCACATACCCATCTTCTGTTGGATTGCCTCAGAGGTTCTTGAGttcttgcttttaaaaacagacaacagTCGAGAGAAAACCACTAAGATTCCCACAACTCTTATTGAAATGTACACACATTTCTTTTGTATTCAGATAAGGATCGCTGTTGAGAAATACGACAAGAAAATCGAGTCAGATATCTCTGAAATCTTCAGATTGAATGAAGATTTCATCTTCAAACTGGGCAGAATGGCAtttgaaaaactgaacaaaggGGAAATTATATTCAGCAGTGATGATCTAAAAAGTTATGGCATTGACATAGAGAAAGCTGGAGTCAACTGTGGGTTGTGTACCACAATATTCAAAGAAGAGAGCATCTTTCACTCAAAGGAGCTTTACTGCTTTGTGCATTTGACAATTCAGGAGTACTTTGCTGCCCTCTTTGTGTACAGAAGCTTTGCGAGTAAAACGATTGATTCTCAAAGCCTCAAAGATTTCCTTCTGATAGGATCTGAGGAAGAGCTGAAGACAATCTTGGATGTTCACCCAGTTGATCTCCCTTTGGATGAGCTAATGGAAATTGCGATAGCTAATTCAACTTTGAGAAAGACAGGAGAACTGGACATGTTTCTAAGGTTCCTCATTGGCATGTCCTTAGAGTCGATACAAAAACAGCTTCCAGGGCTCATTcagcaaacagagaaacacTCTGAAACTGTTGAGAAGATCATGACAAGCATAACAGCAATTGATCTTATGGACTGCTCTCCAGACAGATGTTTGAACCTTGTTCACTGTTTGTCTGAACTGAAAGATGATTCCCTGTATGACAGCGTGAGACAGTTTCTGAATCCTAATCAGTACCCAGAAACACAGCTCACCCCTGTTCAGTGTTCAGCTTTGGCTGActtaatgctaatgtcagcaaCACCTATTGAGGAATTTGACCTGACGAAAtacacaacaaaagaaaagggcaTTTTCAGGATTGTCCCAGCTGTGAGGAACTGTAGAAAGGTCAG AATATCAGGTGCGAATCTTAATCTCTGGATTTGTGAAACAATTTCTTCGGCTCTGTGGAGTCCACGCTCTCCACTAACTGAACTGCATCTTGTACATATAAGTTTTTATGATAAATGTGCTAATGTTCTGATTGATGGACTGAAAAACTCTCCATGTAAACTGGAGGCTCTCAG TCTTTCAGGAAATGGACCCTCAATATCAAAGGCAGAAGAGTTGGCCTCGGCTGTAACATCAGTAATCTCCAACATAAGAGAACTGGAACTGAGTGAAAACATACTGGAACAATCATTACTGCCGGTGATCTCTGAGGCGCTTCAGTGCCAAAAATTGGAGAAGCTCAG GTTGAACAGAAATggtcagattaaaaaaatctgcaatgagATAGGGAAGGCCTTCACAACCAACTCGACAAATCTGAGAGAACTAGAACTGAATTGCGTCAATTTTGCCGACTCAGAACTTGAGATCATATCATCGTCATTAATGAGCACAAGCTGTGGACTGGAGACCCTGAG ACTCAGTCACAACAAGTTGACTGCAAGAGGTTGTGAGACCCTGGCTTTGGCACTCAGTTCCAGACCTACGCCTTTAAGAGAGCTGGACTTGAGCTACAATGACCTGCAAGATTCTGGAGTAGAGAAACTCTGTAGTGCACTGACAAGTTCACATTGTGGTTTAGAGATATTAAG GCTATCTTTCTGTAAAGTGACAGAAGATGGATGTTCCTCCATGGCAAAGGCTCTGATGTCCGACTACTGCAACCTCAGGGAGTTGGACCTAAGCTTTAATCACCTGACAAATCAAGGAATCAAAACCCTGACTGAGAAACAGAGAAACTCAGACTGCAGACTAGAAAATCTTAA TGTGGAACATAATGAAGAATGCTGGGTTAACCATAAACTACTGCGAAGGT ATGCCTGTGATCTGACGCTGGATGAAAACACTGCTGGGAGAAAAATCTCTTTGACCCAAGACAAGAAACAAGCACATTTTGGTGATGATGAGCAACATTATCCtgatcatccagacagatttgatTCTCCACAAGTTCTTTGTAAAGAGGGTCTGACAAAGCGCCATTATTGGGAGGTTGAGTTTGACCCTTTAGCAGACGGTGAGGTGGGAGTGGCATACAAAAGTATCGCCCGGAGTGGAGACGATGGTAGTGAGTCTTCTTTAGGAAGGAATGAGAAATCTTGGTGCTGGACCACAGATGGAACTTTTTTACATAATGGTTCCACTGAATGGTTTTTGATTGAGTTTAAAACACGGAACCTTGGAGTGTATTTGGACTGGCCAGCAggtattttgtccttttttgaaGTGTCTCCAGATAAATTGACTCACCTGCACACAGTACGCACAACTTTTGCTGAACCACTCTGTCCTGGTTTTGGTTTGACATATGGATTGATGTAcataaaagaaatagaaatggaGTAA